A region of the Chrysiogenia bacterium genome:
GCGCAGAAAAGGCCATCCTGATGACCGACTCGACCATGAGCTGGCAGTTCTATGAGCGCTACGGCTACAAGCGTATCCTGACTTCCCCGATGGGCGGCGCCTACAAGGTGGCGATGGATTCCGATCACGAAGATGCCTACATTTACGAAGTTGATGTGAAAGAGGCCTGCGAGCGTATCGCGCACACACGGGCCGCGCGGGGAGAGTGATTGTGAAAACCTGGACCATCCACGGCCTGCTCGCACTGCTGGCGCTCGTGTCGATCGCAAGTTGCGGCGACGGCATGAGCGACGAGGTCATTGACGAGCTGTTCCAACCACCGCCGGGCGCCACTTCTTCAGAGACCTGCACCGGCGACGACGACGCCGGTTATTACCGGTTGGTGTTCGCCAGCGAATGGATCGCCGCGAACTTCGAGTCGTATCCCACCGGCGCTCATTTCGCCATGTTCACCGGCGCCACCCACAATGAAAACGTGACCTTCTGGGAGCCCGGCGGGATGGCCACTCTCGGAATCGAGCGCATGGCCGAGGACGGTCTCAACCAGACTTTTGCCAACGAGATCGATGCGCAGATCGTCGCCACCAACGCGAGATCGAAGTTCAGCGGCAGCACCCTGTTCGTCACGACCGGCGCATCCAGCCGCACAATCAACTTTCCCATCTGGGGTTCGCACACGCTGGTTACCGTCGCATCCATGATTGCGCCCACGCCCGACTGGTTCGTGGGGGTGAACGGGGTCGACCTGTGCGACGCGATGACGGGCTGGAAAGAAGAAGTGGTGGTTGAGGCCTTCGCCTATGACGCCGGCACTGAGACCGGAACGGGCTGGACGCTGACCAACCCGCCCGAGGATCCCCACCTGCCCATCGCCATGATTCCCGGCGCGCCCTTCCGCGACATGGTCGGCGGAACGCTGCGCCGCGTGGGGACGTTCACCTTTACGCGGCTCTAGTGATTTCGTATCAGGGCTGCTTGCCGCGGGCGGCTTCGAGCCAACTGCGCAGGTCCGTGCCGCCAAAAGTGTTCTTGCCCGGCACCTTGGTCCCTTTGAGCGCGGCGGGCCGGGCGTAGATCGTCTCTTTCCAGCGCTTTAGATTCGGAAATTCATCGATCGATACCCCCGACCAGTTGTGGGTGCGAACCCACGCCCAGTTGGCCATGTCGGCAATGGAGTAGTCGCCGGCGAGCCACTCGTGCTCGGCAAGCCGTCCTTCCAGCACGCCGAAG
Encoded here:
- a CDS encoding spondin domain-containing protein; this encodes MKTWTIHGLLALLALVSIASCGDGMSDEVIDELFQPPPGATSSETCTGDDDAGYYRLVFASEWIAANFESYPTGAHFAMFTGATHNENVTFWEPGGMATLGIERMAEDGLNQTFANEIDAQIVATNARSKFSGSTLFVTTGASSRTINFPIWGSHTLVTVASMIAPTPDWFVGVNGVDLCDAMTGWKEEVVVEAFAYDAGTETGTGWTLTNPPEDPHLPIAMIPGAPFRDMVGGTLRRVGTFTFTRL